The genomic interval ctgtgtaaaaataacaatcAGTAAaattttccctcaaaaaaaaaataaaatattttggctttcgtCACTTTTCGTCTctcttgagaaaaaaattaagcaaaatcaaaaattcgAGCGGGggaagtttttaaaaatttggttgatttgaaaCCGACcctaaaaacatatttcagaatgaaatttaatatttacataagtgcatattttttatttatattaatatctCCTAAACCATAAAAGTTGTGGCccccaaaaaaactaaatccaATCTGAATATTCAGCCACAGATTTGACTGAAATCCtccaaatttggtgaagatcctCTGAATATCATTAATaactaaaatgtttcaataaGGAAAAGAAAAGCCTCACACTGGCAAGCTTAtatcaaaatgtgaaaaaatagaaaaaaagtagATGCGTAGGTACTGATCAATGCCGTTTTTGGTCATTTAACTCACCAAGCCCGCCTGGAGCAGCCAGGAGAAACTCTTCCCGGCCGATCCTCTTGACAATAGGTTTCCTTTCTTCACAGTTGTAAGGGAACAGGTCCTGAGAGGCTCCTGTGCTGTAGTTCAGAATCATATACTGTGTGGACAGGGCTAGACAGATATTATACCCATCCAGGCTCAGAGCACAGGGCTGCTCTGGTGTGGTCACTTCCTTTAACATCTGCACTCTGTCCTCATGAACCGTACAGATTTGGACGGCCCGTCTGCGTGCCAAAACCACCGCCATTTCCACACAGAACGCATCCCCTGTCACTGGATTCTCATTGATACAAAATGCAGTCACACCTTTGAGCTTTGTGCCCCCTGTGGGCACAGGCTCTAGAGTAACCATGTCCACAACAGTGATGTTTGAATCACAGAGGACGATTAAACGTTCCAACGCAGAGGCAGCCTTCAGCTCCGCCACTGGCTTCTTCAGGCCCAGGTATTTGTGAAGGAGCTTCTGGGCGTTGTAGGCCAGCTTACCTTTGGCTGTAGTGTGCTCCTCTAATAGGAAGTGATGGATGAAGCAGTCATTGGTGCCTAGGTACAAGTGTTTGCCACAGCACTCTATGCATTCGATGTTTATCCGCACTTTTTCGCCCATCACCCGTTCCCGCTCCACGGCGGGAACCAGCTCAAAAGCTTTCACGCTCATGATGCCACCCACAtctacagagagagagaaaacagaaaCATAGTCCAGGTTTAGACAAagtttacactaccagtcaaatgttttttaaaaaaagtttcttctggtcaccaagccagcatttatttgacccaaagtacagcaaaaacagtaaaattttgaaatatttttactatttgaaaaaaatgttttctatttgaatatattttaaaatgtaatttattcctcgatttcaaagctgaatttttagcaccattactccagtcacatgatccttcagaaatcattctaatattttgatttgctggtcagaaaaacattacatgtgtaatgtttcaaaagctttttattccaGATAAACGCTGATCTTCGGatcatctttctattcatcaaagaatcctacaaaaatttactcaactgttttaaatattgttaataataataataataataataataaaatgtttattgaacagcaattcagcatattagaatgattcctgaaggatcgtgagacactgaagactggagtaatgatgctgaaacgtattacaatacaataaattacatttttaaatatattcaaatagaaaacagttattttaaatagtaaaagtactTCAACAttgtacttctttaaaaaacattaaaaacattaaaaatcatactgttcaaaaacttttaagtgGTGATGTAAGTTTAGATTGCACTGTCAAGTATGAGCAATATTATAAGGaatattataaagacatttaagagTTTCTTCCATCTTGCAGTGCAAGTCTACATTAAAagttttataataacaataataataataataataatagctttatATAATGGTATCAAATGCTTTGTAATATTGCTTACAGTTGTTGTTAGTCAAGTCTAAACTAAAgcttatgtttgttttctctttctttttgtaGATATGGCAAGACTGAGAAAACAAAACCTTCAGtttagatttaaactgacaatGAATACATGCAAAACTGTGGTACAAAACATAGTGTAAAGACATTAACTCAAAtaaccataatataatattacagacattaaaaggacaaacaatataattaacatttcctTTTCTGCCTTCTTGTATAAAACTAAAGATGTTGCTATTATTACAGCTTTTGTTATTAATGTAACGTCTTAATAATGTGACTTACAATATCGTTCACATTTGTTGTCTAAACTAATGgacttttgtttctgttttgtctCTTGCTGGAAATGTggcaaaagagagaaaacagaaagaaaacctTCAGCTTGCACTGACAACAAATATGAACAATATTGTAAACAGAAACGCAAAATGGCTTATCAACGGCACTTACTGGTATAATTGATCATAATCGCATACTCTAAAGCAATAAATCACAGCTCGGACAGTCAAGCATAAAAACAAGTGCCTATCAACCTGTGGTTTGTTTTGCACACAGGTTTATTAGCCCTTACAGACATGTCCCATCAACTTCCTCTAGAAAACATAAAaaggtatttatttttagtagcaGAAAGTTGTTAGCGAGATAAATTCTTGTCAAACCAGCCAAACCCTACGCTAGCAAAACCATATCAATTTGCATCAACACTTAATTCCTCTTTTAAGCACCAGCACCAGCTTCACATCCAGTATAAGCATTTATATGAACGACAGACAGAAGTGATTTGATAGCGAGTGATCTTGCGAGTCTATGGCTGTTCAAATCCTAGTGAGATGACAATCAAAAATCATTGTCTGTGTTTTCCGAATATGCGCCTATTATGTCATAAAAGCTGTGCTGGCAGACAGTTCGCTAGGTTTTAACACACAGCCTACGTGTCTGGTGgtgtgtatgtctgtgtgttGCCGCCTGCAGCGAGCGCGGGTGATGCGACAGGTGATGTTAAAGAACGCTGAGCGCATATCGTACCCCAACCGTGGCCAGTGCGGTCCTGATTTGAGAGATGGCAGCGTTTTCTCGGCCTGCCCGTTTCATTCAAGCGCCCCACTccacctccctctctctccctgcAGTAAAGCTTCCTGTTTCTCTGCCGAAATACATCCGGCCACGTGATGAGGGTGagctctggcttttttttttttttttttttttttttaaagcgttTATGATCATTAAATCTAAAACCGAAAAGGGTTGCAAATTGTCTTAACATTAATGTCGTTATAACAGAAaacaagttatttaaaaaaatcagcaaattattCTTCATTTATAGAGCTATAGAATGTtagatatttaaattataatagacttttttttttttacagtcatttaagAACACCAACACTTTCAAGTTATAGACTCCTAATttccaattattattattttttttttttaatttacggTTTTCACATTCTATTTTACAACATAATACACGAACAGTAGGAGatcaaatgtgtttgtttgtttgtttctaaaTCTTTCTAAAGTCGCTAAATTCGGACTACAACTActacaaaaatgtaagtttatgcGACTGAGGAATCGGAcaacttttatatttaataatataacaggtaagaattttaaaagtttaccaCAAGAGGGAGCCATAAGTCAACTTCTTCTGTTCTAGTAATCTAGTTTTAAGGACCTAAACTGATCCAACATCTGACGACAACCATTATCTTACATTATTtctaaattgtttattttatattttattttattttattttattagctaaccacacaacgtataatattaatattaataataataataataataaatggataATGGTGGAATATCTTAATTTTACCAGCTAGAGTAATCTCATTATTAATAGAACAGGCCAGAATAGGTCAAATTTAGCATCAGTGCAAGTATAGGGACTgggaaataaattatgaaaattaaccatggttttactacaaataaaacaaacaaacaaaaatgtttgctAAAGTTAAACCACGGTAACGATagattaaccatggttttgctgcactaaccatagtttaaccatggtatttgcagtaaaactgtggttatacaaatgataatttatgcgccaaaaaaatcaaaacaaaaaaaaaacatagttactaaaatttaactataataaaaccatggttaacgTTTGTAAGGGAACAAACATTATCataacatgtgaccctggagcaccaAACCAGTCAGAAGTAGCCAACAATATAATGTtttggtcaaaatgatcgatttttcttttatgccagaatcattaggatattaagtaaagatcatgttccatgatattttgtaaatttcctaccataaatatatcaatatatatatatatatatatatatatttttttttttttttgcactctcagattccagattttcaaatagatcATACATCTGTGAATGTTCAAATAGATCATACACCATACATCTgttaatcttatttattcagctttcagatgtttttatatacatatatatatatatatatacacacatgtgtgtgtgtgtgtgtgtgtgtgtgtgtatttgtttatttatttatttattttgtggtccaggatctcatattactaattacaataatcttttttgtttgtttgtttgattgtttttttccatgtaaGAAAATTGATCCCAGTAAGATttgattcaaataaatgtacGTTGCTTTTAATAAGTTACAGAGACAGGTGCATGATGAGTCAGATCTTTgggttttgttttgggtttcaCAGCTGAGAACAGCTGAGGCATATTTAGATTAAATCCATTGAACGtgagtcattattttattatagtaaacaGTACTGAGCCTTACATGAATGCCTTTTTAAGAAGTTTATTATGAGCTACAGCAAATTCTTCACACAGGCTAGAAATGACAGACATTGACTGATGAGTCAAAAGCAAATGTTAGTCACAAAAAGGTAAAGTAggcaattatactgtaaaatgtaacattcattGTGCTGTATGTCTCTAGAtctaaagaaatatatataattttcacacTGCATATAGGATGTTTCTTTTGATTGGCTGGATTTTAAACCCTGATCACTAAAACAAGacacattattacaataataggCATGCACAGGCCTCTTCAAAAGTTAATTTTCTAAAGAGAACATTTATTggacaaatatattatttttgataaaagcttttttatttaactctaagaataaatgctatttaattaaagaataaaatgttaGGAATTGCAGTGCTATGCTCTCTGATTATATGTCTTTGCCACAGTCGGGACACAGGATGTCATCTCTCTCCGTCAGGAAGCCACGGCCCACCAGGGACACCAAACACTTCTTGCAGTTGAAGCAGTCATTGTGCCACTGTCTCTCTTCAAAGGAAATGTATTTGCTACCTCCCAGACCTGCAAAGGACATGACAGTAACAAATAACAAAGCTTCAGATAGTAATAATATCATGGGAGACTACAGGTCCTGAGGTCAGAGAGACCATTTCAgcatcaaaataatcattattttacagccttatgtcattccaaacctgtaggactTTCTATTTTCCATGAAACCCAAAAGGtgatttttgggtataataaacattaattagaAATTGGGCTTAAAATGACGTAAAAACACAATAGAAATatcataaaactgataaaagatGTCAGTTTTGGTCTGTTTCTTACATAATCACAATTGTATGGCTTCTGAACACCAGAAATACTGCACAAATTCTCAGCCAAACTTCTTTTATTATAACTTCATTGTCATTTTCTGTCAATGTTGAGTTTAATAGCTCCAATCCTGATTCACTTTCCACGATTAAACaacaatcatttttttgtaatgaagAAATAGTCTTGATTCAATCAACTGATGGATAGAAACAAATCCCTGccttacatttttaacttttttgccCATCTGTTTCAGTCAGATATACAGTACAGTACTGATAAGCACCTTCCAAAGAAAATGTGTTGGTTGCTCATACCGCTAATAGGCGTGGTGCAGGCAGCACACTTCTTGGCATACAGATTGCAGAAGCAGTTGAGGCAATAGGCAAAGTCATCACGAGAGGTGAAGCGCTGGCCAGACAGCTGCTGCTTACAGCCAGTACACAAGAAGCAGTCCTTATGCCATGGCTGGTCATGGTAGGTCACGCCCCCAGTggtgattggctgagaggaatTATACATTTGTGATGTCAtacaaaactttttattcaaagcaaAATGTTGCATTTCAGCTGTCCTTACCTTCTTGCAGTGCACACACTGCAGTGCAAACTGCTTCTCGTAGCAGGCCACGCAGTAGTTACTGTTGTCCTTAGGAATGAAGCTCTTGGTTCCAATAGGCTGCTGACAGCGCTGGCAGGTAAAGCAGGTCTCATGCCAGCTGTTCCCCTTGTGCTCCATCTTCCTGGAGCCTGGGAGAAATAGAGCAAATTGGAAACAATCAAGCAAATATTCAATGACTTGGCTGGATAATAGCGAGGATGGATTATAGCCTAtgtattaaagggttagtttaccccaaaaatgTAATCCTTATTTACTCATGGTGCATTTATTTACTGGGGATTTTTGTATTTACCATTTATGTATAAAATTCAACACAGTTTTTAACTCTACATCTACAGAATAATGAATAGAGAATGTGTGTCAGGTGTTTTTTTgctgtcaaaagttttaaatcagtttatGAAGGTGCtgtaaattcagtcattattaatgttattgcaATTGTGCAATACTGTGCTATTTTGCACAAGCAATTTGTAAgtctagggaaaaaaaaacattaattttaacacatttttcattaagacactACATCTATTGTATGTGACATCATTTCTTACTAAAAGACCCTTATGTGTCTCTCTCTATTGAGGTAAGTCCATTCCACCAAAACCttgaaacataaaaacaaatttctaAAGACATTGTGAAAGAATTACAATGAATTTTGTTTTCACATGTCATGCAAGCATGTTCGtttggaagcccgtttctgccactgaataaaaaaaaaaaaaaaaattctttaaagacttttaatcagaattgtgagatgtaaactcacaattggtagttataaagtcagaatgagatactagcaattctgaaaattgaagtcagaactgcaagaaataaacttgtaaacttgctttgcaatgatatgtatcgtgaaaagcgctttaaaaaagagagagagagaaataaagtgATCAATTGTGATCTTTTtgcagaattgtaagtttatgcAGTTtacgtaattctgacttcattacagttaagtcagaattgtgatataaactcacaattctgaaaagagACTTTGGACTTTATAAAGACTttggacttttattttaaactcgcaactgagagtttatatctaacaattctgagaaaaaaagtcagatctcgcaattgtgacttatttctcgtaattgtgattttatatgacgcaattttgagaaaaaagtcagaagtgcgagtttaaatctcgcaattctgacttaatttctcagaattgcaagtttatatctctcagttctgactttataactcacaattgcgagtttatatctcacaattctgagaaaaaaagttagaattgtgagtttgtatcacacaattctgagaaaaaagtaagatttaTAAGATAAAACGTTGCAATatcgattttttttaaatcttttattcagtggcgggaACTGTCTTCCATAATATGTGACAGGAAAATGCATCAAAAAAATCTGGGTGTTACGTGGAGGCTATTTTTGGTATAACACCCTAAATATCTCACAAcctcttttttttatatcaacttgaaatttggaacataacttatttagacatatagctttaattttatggtagttttagattaaaaatattttgtaacatatttatttattttgttctcttaaaaataaaggttctttattggcatcagtggttctatgaagagccttgaacatccatggaacctttcaaatacagaaaagtttctttatagtcgaaaaaggttctttagatttttaaaaagttcttcaaaatggttcttttaggaacttttcactgaaaggttctttgtggaaccaaaaatggctcTTCTGTGGCATTgctttttaagagtgtaaatactttttagtacattttctttacagtaaacttaaacttctataacttcttcatactttaattttttgaatgatttcACTTCAGCAATAATCCGCTGattgtcttctttaaaaaagagcCTCCAAAAAGCCACTTTTAGCTTTGTAGCATTCATGAATTACAACAATTTCAGTTATGATAGTGCATTTTATCAGTTAAGGGGTTAAATCTTTTCATCATATGAAATGAAATCTCTTCAGAAGATTTGGATTAAACTAATCAATTCATACATTACTTTTACAATGTCTTTAGGAACTTTTTGAAGTTTTGGTGGAATGGACATTCAGTGGAAGaacaaaaatctttcaggtttctcaatttgtgtttcaaagaggaatgaaagtcttatgggctttgaataacatgagggtgagtaattgatgacgtGAAGTGATGAAgtgactttcatttttgggtgaactatccctttaaattgatTCATTCAGTT from Labeo rohita strain BAU-BD-2019 chromosome 6, IGBB_LRoh.1.0, whole genome shotgun sequence carries:
- the fhl2b gene encoding four and a half LIM domains protein 2b — protein: MTERYDCHYCKESLFGKKYVLRDENPYCVKCYESLYSNTCEECKKPIGCDSRDLSYKDRHWHDDCFHCFKCHRSLVDKPFSTKDEQLLCTECYSNEYSSKCFECKKTIMPGSRKMEHKGNSWHETCFTCQRCQQPIGTKSFIPKDNSNYCVACYEKQFALQCVHCKKPITTGGVTYHDQPWHKDCFLCTGCKQQLSGQRFTSRDDFAYCLNCFCNLYAKKCAACTTPISGLGGSKYISFEERQWHNDCFNCKKCLVSLVGRGFLTERDDILCPDCGKDI